A DNA window from Pseudomonas wuhanensis contains the following coding sequences:
- a CDS encoding RNA polymerase sigma factor: MSDPAISSTAGSDESLLARYRSGEGAAFEVLYARHRQGLYRFLLGLSGKPELAEEVYQETWLSLIRSTSQPQGRANFRTWLYQIARNRLIDHWRKHGIQNPLHDSYDEQSHAVIDDAADPEQLLSLSRDGQRLEAALQTLPADQREVFLLRAHGDLDLPQIATLTETPLETVKSRLRYAQQKLRRLLAEEVLT, encoded by the coding sequence ATGTCCGATCCTGCAATCAGCTCAACCGCCGGCAGCGATGAATCGCTGCTGGCGCGTTATCGCTCTGGCGAGGGGGCAGCGTTCGAAGTTTTGTATGCCCGCCACCGCCAGGGCCTGTATCGATTCCTCCTCGGCCTCAGCGGCAAACCCGAACTGGCCGAAGAGGTGTATCAGGAAACCTGGCTGAGCCTGATCCGCAGCACCAGTCAGCCACAAGGCCGGGCGAATTTTCGTACCTGGCTCTACCAGATTGCCCGCAACCGACTGATCGATCACTGGCGTAAACACGGCATCCAAAACCCCTTGCACGACAGCTATGACGAGCAATCACACGCCGTCATCGATGACGCCGCCGACCCCGAACAACTGCTGAGCCTGAGCCGCGACGGTCAACGCCTCGAAGCCGCTCTGCAAACCCTGCCCGCCGACCAGCGCGAAGTGTTCCTGCTGCGCGCCCACGGCGACCTCGACCTGCCGCAAATCGCCACCCTCACCGAAACCCCGCTGGAAACCGTCAAAAGTCGCTTGCGCTACGCCCAGCAAAAACTGCGTCGGCTGCTGGCCGAGGAGGTACTGACATGA
- a CDS encoding vWA domain-containing protein — translation MSLPLHFLRPAAQGFAAGLLLAVAGCGASSTPDSAVVAPPAQSEPKTEALVRREAVMADSAMAKHSARPAPLVSFAPTPAGEAYPQGYRDEQREQYQTLADNPIHSVTEAPVSTFSADVDTGAYANVRRLLNQGRLPPEGAVRLEEMVNYFPYDYALPTDGSPFGVTTELAPSPWNPHTRLLRIGIKASDRAVAELAPANLVFLVDVSGSMDRREGLPLVKSTLKLLVDQLREQDRVSLVVYAGQSRVVLEPTSGREKAKIRTAIDQLTAGGSTAGASGIELAYQMAQQAFIPKGINRILLATDGDFNVGISDFDSLKQMAVDKRKTGVSLTTLGFGVDNYNEHLMEQLADAGDGNYAYIDNLREARKVLVDQLGSTLAVVAKNVKLQVEFNPAQVSEYRLLGYENRALKREDFSNDKVDAGEIGAGHTVTALYEIVPNGEKGWLEPLRYGKSAADVSAKNGELAMLRVRYQSPEGGSSRLIERPILKDEAGKLSAASDDLRFAAAVAAFSQQLKDGRYTGVFSLKDTEALARGARGDDQFGLRGEFVQLVELAQSLRTSTASNQQPNDNRIE, via the coding sequence ATGTCCCTCCCTCTGCATTTTCTCCGCCCGGCCGCCCAGGGTTTCGCCGCCGGGTTGCTGCTGGCCGTTGCCGGTTGCGGCGCTTCATCCACGCCAGACTCGGCAGTGGTGGCGCCGCCGGCTCAAAGTGAACCGAAAACAGAAGCGCTGGTGCGTCGCGAAGCCGTCATGGCTGACTCTGCGATGGCCAAGCACAGCGCGCGACCGGCGCCGTTGGTCTCTTTTGCGCCTACGCCGGCCGGCGAGGCTTATCCACAGGGCTACCGGGATGAACAGCGGGAGCAATATCAGACGCTGGCCGATAACCCGATTCACAGCGTGACCGAGGCGCCGGTGTCGACCTTCAGTGCCGATGTCGACACCGGCGCTTACGCCAACGTCCGGCGCTTGCTCAATCAGGGGCGCTTACCTCCCGAAGGGGCGGTGCGGCTGGAAGAAATGGTCAATTACTTCCCCTACGATTACGCCTTGCCCACCGACGGCTCGCCATTCGGCGTGACCACCGAGCTGGCGCCGTCACCCTGGAACCCGCATACACGATTGTTGCGTATCGGCATAAAGGCGTCTGATCGCGCGGTGGCGGAACTGGCCCCGGCGAACCTGGTGTTTCTGGTGGACGTGTCCGGCTCCATGGACCGTCGCGAAGGCTTGCCCTTGGTCAAAAGCACCCTGAAATTGCTGGTCGATCAACTGCGCGAGCAGGACCGGGTTTCGCTGGTGGTCTACGCCGGACAATCTCGCGTGGTGCTGGAGCCGACCTCCGGACGGGAAAAAGCGAAAATTCGTACCGCCATCGATCAATTGACCGCAGGCGGCTCGACCGCCGGCGCGTCGGGTATCGAACTGGCTTATCAAATGGCCCAACAGGCGTTTATCCCCAAAGGCATCAACCGCATCCTGCTGGCCACCGACGGTGACTTCAACGTCGGCATCAGCGACTTCGACAGCCTCAAGCAAATGGCTGTGGATAAACGCAAGACCGGCGTGTCCCTGACCACCTTGGGTTTTGGTGTGGATAACTACAATGAACACCTGATGGAACAACTGGCCGATGCCGGTGATGGCAACTACGCCTACATCGACAACCTGCGCGAGGCGCGCAAAGTGCTGGTGGATCAACTCGGCTCAACCCTCGCAGTAGTAGCGAAAAACGTGAAGCTGCAGGTGGAGTTCAATCCGGCTCAGGTCAGTGAATATCGGCTGTTGGGTTATGAGAATCGTGCCTTGAAGCGTGAGGATTTCAGCAACGACAAAGTCGACGCCGGAGAAATCGGCGCAGGGCATACGGTGACGGCGTTGTATGAAATTGTGCCCAACGGCGAGAAGGGCTGGCTGGAGCCGTTGCGCTATGGCAAATCTGCGGCCGATGTTTCCGCAAAAAACGGGGAATTGGCGATGCTGCGGGTGCGATATCAGTCGCCGGAAGGTGGGAGCAGTCGCTTGATCGAACGGCCAATCCTGAAGGATGAGGCCGGAAAACTCTCGGCCGCCAGTGATGATCTGCGCTTTGCCGCCGCCGTTGCAGCTTTCTCCCAACAGCTCAAGGACGGACGTTACACCGGTGTTTTCAGCCTGAAAGACACCGAAGCCCTGGCCCGTGGCGCACGGGGCGATGATCAGTTCGGCCTGCGCGGTGAATTCGTGCAATTGGTGGAGTTGGCGCAGAGCCTGCGAACCTCGACCGCCTCCAATCAGCAGCCCAATGACAACCGGATAGAGTGA
- a CDS encoding YbhB/YbcL family Raf kinase inhibitor-like protein, translating into MTRLTSLNPWLAAVAVAFCVQFPAQAQERFTLSIPGVSDNRLFTSAQASDASGCGGKNQSPALSWNAGPPGTLSYAIVMHDPDGQKGQGVDHWIHYGIKAATRQIPAGVGAKSALEGVGGSNSKGTTGYIGPCPPIGDSSHHYIIQLYALDLAPDALPAGLTRAQLLEQIKGHVLKNSSVVRRYHR; encoded by the coding sequence ATGACCCGATTGACCTCTTTGAACCCTTGGCTGGCGGCCGTTGCAGTCGCCTTTTGCGTGCAGTTTCCGGCGCAGGCCCAGGAGCGTTTCACCCTCAGCATTCCCGGTGTTTCGGACAATCGGCTGTTCACGTCGGCGCAGGCCAGCGATGCCAGCGGCTGCGGCGGCAAGAACCAGTCCCCGGCCCTGAGCTGGAACGCTGGCCCTCCTGGCACCCTCAGCTACGCCATCGTCATGCATGATCCGGATGGCCAGAAAGGCCAGGGTGTCGATCACTGGATTCATTACGGGATCAAGGCCGCGACGCGTCAGATCCCGGCCGGCGTCGGCGCCAAATCCGCCCTCGAAGGCGTGGGCGGCAGCAACAGCAAAGGCACCACCGGCTACATCGGCCCGTGCCCGCCCATCGGCGACAGCTCCCATCACTACATCATCCAGCTCTACGCCCTGGACCTGGCGCCAGACGCCTTGCCCGCCGGCCTGACCCGCGCGCAGCTGCTGGAACAGATCAAAGGCCATGTGCTGAAAAACAGCAGCGTGGTGCGGCGTTATCACCGCTGA
- a CDS encoding apoptosis inducing factor family protein produces MALHRVARFADVPLDRGLEVRIDKMKIVLLRVGDQLRAYQGKCPHAGAPLAKGALCEGRLICPWHKAAYRLEDGALCEPPSLDSLRRYPLEIRDDEVWVDDQPMPTPSTPPADDKRSFVIIGAGAAGTACAAALREKGFGGRVLLIDREPEAGYDRTVLSKFVIAGEMPPDEVPPLRDESFYSEQRIERINSDVMGLDAVNRTLRLADGQSLSYDAAVIATGGIPKSLALPGADLPQVFVLRSMAQAQQILTAAKPGQRAVIVGGSFIGLESASSLRQYGLDVTVLTRHAIPFAAQFGDTVGKAIRALHEANGVVFHTDGEAAQIEGTDKVEAVLLDNGQRLPADLVLVGIGVTPATTPFTDLPKEKDQSLKVDGGMRVTDGLWAVGDIATFPLNGQPQRIEHWRLAQQQARIAATNMLGGDERYLDVPYFWTWHFGKNYDYLGHAEAWDEVEFKGDPDHPPFIGLFGKNGVVAAAVACDQERAMAMLAERMKQPLSVDEAWRLIRDVG; encoded by the coding sequence ATGGCACTGCACCGCGTCGCCCGTTTCGCCGATGTGCCCCTTGACCGTGGCCTTGAGGTCCGGATCGACAAGATGAAAATAGTCTTGCTGCGGGTCGGCGATCAATTGCGCGCCTATCAGGGCAAATGTCCCCACGCCGGGGCGCCCTTGGCCAAGGGTGCGCTGTGCGAAGGACGGCTGATCTGCCCGTGGCACAAGGCGGCTTATCGGCTTGAAGACGGCGCGTTGTGCGAGCCACCGTCCCTGGACAGTCTGCGGCGCTATCCACTCGAAATCCGCGACGATGAGGTTTGGGTCGACGATCAGCCGATGCCCACCCCCAGCACGCCGCCGGCGGACGATAAGCGAAGCTTTGTGATCATCGGTGCCGGTGCAGCGGGTACGGCCTGCGCGGCGGCGCTGAGGGAGAAAGGTTTCGGCGGCCGGGTGCTGCTGATCGACCGTGAACCCGAGGCTGGTTACGACCGTACCGTTTTGAGCAAATTCGTGATTGCCGGGGAGATGCCGCCGGACGAAGTCCCGCCGCTGCGGGATGAAAGCTTTTACAGCGAACAACGCATTGAACGGATAAACAGCGATGTGATGGGCCTGGATGCAGTCAACCGGACGCTGCGCCTGGCCGATGGCCAATCGCTGAGCTATGACGCCGCCGTAATCGCCACTGGCGGCATCCCCAAGTCCTTGGCGCTGCCCGGTGCCGATCTGCCGCAGGTATTCGTGCTGCGCTCAATGGCGCAGGCGCAGCAGATTCTGACTGCCGCGAAACCCGGTCAACGGGCAGTGATTGTCGGTGGCAGCTTCATTGGTCTGGAATCCGCTTCATCCCTGCGCCAGTACGGCCTGGACGTCACCGTCCTGACCCGCCATGCCATCCCTTTCGCGGCGCAATTCGGCGATACCGTCGGCAAGGCAATTCGTGCCCTGCACGAGGCCAACGGCGTGGTGTTTCATACCGATGGCGAAGCCGCGCAGATCGAAGGCACAGACAAAGTCGAAGCGGTGCTGCTGGACAACGGTCAGCGCTTGCCGGCGGATCTGGTGCTGGTCGGCATTGGCGTCACCCCGGCGACCACCCCGTTTACCGATCTGCCGAAGGAAAAAGATCAGTCATTGAAGGTCGACGGTGGAATGCGCGTGACCGACGGGCTCTGGGCCGTCGGCGACATCGCGACCTTCCCGCTCAACGGCCAGCCCCAACGGATCGAACACTGGCGCCTGGCCCAGCAACAGGCGCGAATTGCGGCGACGAATATGCTCGGCGGTGACGAGCGCTACCTCGACGTACCGTATTTCTGGACCTGGCACTTCGGCAAAAACTACGACTACCTCGGACACGCCGAAGCCTGGGACGAGGTCGAGTTCAAAGGCGATCCTGACCATCCACCGTTTATCGGCCTGTTCGGCAAGAACGGCGTGGTGGCGGCGGCCGTTGCCTGCGATCAGGAGCGAGCCATGGCAATGCTCGCCGAACGCATGAAACAACCGCTGTCAGTGGATGAGGCCTGGCGCCTGATTCGGGACGTTGGCTAA
- the pgaD gene encoding poly-beta-1,6-N-acetyl-D-glucosamine biosynthesis protein PgaD codes for MRIIRTRQRPFLIVIDVFFTVLAWIGLLYLLMRGLWPLIDTHDGPRIDASLFDALGTLQIYLWVALFNAVILIGWARYQQRKSKSFAQRRLPAPVVDDQGLSKSFKLTGDRLEKLRTPGSMTIHNNQDGDVSHVVTHFFPVDPADLPPPLAPLEHPLVIRLSAEDDDNREPLSHV; via the coding sequence ATGAGAATCATCAGAACCCGGCAGCGGCCCTTTCTGATCGTGATCGATGTTTTCTTCACCGTATTGGCCTGGATCGGGCTGCTGTATTTGCTGATGCGTGGTCTGTGGCCGTTGATCGATACCCATGACGGCCCGCGCATCGATGCATCGCTTTTCGACGCCCTCGGCACGTTGCAGATTTACCTGTGGGTGGCACTGTTCAACGCGGTGATCCTGATCGGCTGGGCGCGTTATCAACAGCGCAAAAGCAAAAGCTTTGCCCAGCGCCGTTTACCGGCGCCGGTGGTGGACGATCAAGGGCTGAGCAAAAGCTTCAAGCTGACCGGCGATCGGCTGGAGAAGCTACGAACGCCGGGCTCGATGACCATTCATAACAATCAGGATGGCGATGTCAGCCATGTCGTTACGCACTTCTTCCCAGTCGACCCGGCTGACCTACCGCCGCCTTTGGCGCCACTGGAGCATCCGCTGGTGATCCGTCTGTCGGCCGAAGATGACGACAATCGAGAGCCGCTGAGCCACGTCTGA
- the pgaC gene encoding poly-beta-1,6-N-acetyl-D-glucosamine synthase gives MLDRLLALLVLAIVLGVPLGLIFLLTGQFLMDFVFFYPLFMSGLWIAGGLYFWLHWERHWPWQDDTLPPPLAGEPLISILIPCYNEGDNAADTIHAALAQHYPNIEVIAINDGSKDNTAAVLDALAAQDPRLRVLHLAENQGKAVALRMGAIAARSEYLVCIDGDALLAPNTAAYLVAPMLDNARLGAVTGNPRIRTRSTLIGRVQVGEFSSIIGLIKRTQRVFGRIFTVSGVIVAFRRTALNRVGYWSPDMITEDIDISWKLQLDHWSIFYEPRALCWILMPETLGGLWKQRLRWAQGGAEVLFKNIRGIWQYRHRYLWPLLFEYCLSTGWAFTFLLSVIFWGIGKFVEMPPAIAVDHLMPPAFTGLLLAVVCLVQFAVSILIDRRYEKGLGKTMFWVVWYPLVFWFISLFTTLVSFPKVLFGQHQKRARWVSPDRGIKPLNDDEEEVFL, from the coding sequence ATGCTGGACAGACTTTTAGCCCTGCTGGTTCTGGCGATCGTCCTTGGGGTTCCCCTTGGGCTGATCTTTCTGCTCACCGGGCAATTCCTGATGGACTTCGTGTTCTTCTATCCACTGTTCATGTCGGGACTGTGGATCGCCGGTGGCCTGTATTTCTGGCTGCACTGGGAGCGGCACTGGCCGTGGCAGGACGACACTTTGCCGCCACCGCTGGCCGGCGAACCGCTGATCTCAATCCTGATCCCTTGCTACAACGAAGGCGACAACGCGGCCGATACCATCCATGCGGCGCTGGCCCAGCATTACCCGAACATCGAAGTGATCGCGATCAACGACGGCTCCAAGGACAACACCGCCGCGGTGCTCGATGCACTGGCGGCGCAGGATCCGCGTCTGCGGGTGCTGCACCTGGCAGAGAACCAGGGCAAGGCCGTGGCCCTGCGCATGGGCGCCATTGCGGCGCGCAGCGAGTATCTGGTGTGCATCGACGGTGACGCGCTGCTGGCGCCGAACACCGCGGCGTATCTGGTGGCGCCGATGCTCGACAATGCGCGACTGGGCGCGGTGACCGGCAACCCACGAATCCGCACCCGTTCGACCTTGATCGGCCGCGTGCAGGTCGGCGAGTTCTCGTCGATCATCGGCCTGATCAAGCGCACCCAGCGGGTGTTCGGGCGGATCTTTACCGTCTCCGGGGTGATCGTCGCCTTCCGCCGCACGGCTCTGAACCGGGTCGGCTACTGGAGCCCCGACATGATCACCGAAGACATCGACATCAGTTGGAAGCTGCAACTGGATCACTGGAGCATTTTCTACGAGCCCCGCGCGTTGTGCTGGATCCTTATGCCGGAAACCCTCGGTGGTCTGTGGAAGCAGCGCCTGCGCTGGGCCCAGGGCGGCGCCGAGGTGCTGTTCAAGAATATCCGTGGCATCTGGCAATACCGCCATCGTTACCTGTGGCCGCTGCTGTTCGAGTACTGCCTGTCTACCGGTTGGGCGTTCACCTTTCTGCTGTCGGTGATTTTCTGGGGCATCGGCAAATTCGTCGAAATGCCGCCAGCCATTGCCGTCGATCACCTCATGCCACCGGCGTTTACCGGGCTGCTATTGGCAGTGGTTTGCCTGGTGCAATTCGCGGTCAGCATCCTGATCGACCGCCGCTATGAAAAGGGCCTCGGCAAGACCATGTTCTGGGTGGTCTGGTATCCGCTGGTGTTCTGGTTCATCAGTCTGTTCACCACCCTGGTCAGCTTTCCCAAAGTATTGTTCGGCCAACATCAGAAGCGCGCACGCTGGGTCAGCCCGGACCGGGGCATCAAGCCGCTGAACGACGATGAAGAGGAAGTCTTCCTATGA
- the pgaB gene encoding poly-beta-1,6-N-acetyl-D-glucosamine N-deacetylase PgaB, whose translation MPFISRFILLLGALLISACAQQAPAFAPPSERPVSANEKPWPKNHVLGISYHDVEDRDPDQAVVAVRTERLLEQLAWLRENNYKPVTVDQIMAARNGGPELPPRAIMLSFDDGYSSFYTRVLPVLRAYNWHALLAPVGVWIDTPLNQPVDFAGTPRKRSDFLTWEQIREISRSGLVEIAAHTDASHKGVLANPQGNLQPAAATRRYDAATGRYETEAQFQARMRADVAAISEKIRKVTGYKPRVWVWPYGAADGTSLQVVNEQGYQLALTLEDGLDALDNLMSSPRFLVASDPDGEHFANSIVSVQTESPMRVVHVDLDNVYDADPAQQEINLGKLIQRMADMGANTVFLQAFADPVGDGLVHSLYFPNRHLPVRADLFDRVAWQLRTRANVKVFAWMPVLSFALDSKLPRVTRWDPKTGTTSIDPDQYKRLSPFDPNVRRIIGEIYEDIARLTSIDGVLYHDDAVLSDFEDAGPEALKVYAANGLPGSIATLRDDPAMLQRWTRFKSRYLIDFTHELTAKVRAIRGPQVKTARNIFAEPMLNPESEAWFAQNLDDFLGAYDWTAPMAMPLMEKQSLQQSGPWLETLVATVKSRPGALDRTVFELQARDWTKKADADIDGEQLADWMGRLKRQGATSFGYYPDDFLENQPDLKAVRPALSNKWNP comes from the coding sequence ATGCCTTTTATTTCGCGTTTCATCCTTCTGCTGGGAGCGCTGTTGATCAGCGCCTGCGCCCAGCAAGCCCCGGCCTTCGCACCGCCGTCCGAACGCCCGGTGTCGGCCAATGAAAAGCCGTGGCCGAAAAACCATGTACTCGGGATCTCTTACCACGATGTCGAAGACCGTGACCCCGATCAGGCGGTAGTGGCCGTGCGCACCGAGCGCCTGCTCGAGCAACTGGCCTGGCTGCGGGAGAACAACTACAAACCGGTCACCGTCGACCAGATCATGGCTGCTCGCAACGGTGGCCCCGAACTGCCGCCACGGGCGATCATGCTGAGTTTCGATGACGGTTATTCGAGCTTCTATACCCGCGTGTTGCCAGTGCTGCGTGCCTATAACTGGCATGCCTTGCTGGCGCCGGTCGGGGTGTGGATCGATACACCGCTGAACCAGCCGGTGGATTTCGCCGGTACACCGCGCAAGCGGTCGGACTTCCTGACCTGGGAACAGATCCGCGAAATTTCCCGATCCGGCCTGGTGGAAATCGCCGCCCATACCGACGCCAGCCACAAAGGCGTGTTGGCCAACCCGCAAGGCAACCTGCAACCGGCGGCCGCCACTCGGCGTTATGACGCCGCTACCGGGCGCTATGAAACCGAAGCCCAATTCCAGGCCCGGATGCGTGCCGACGTGGCGGCCATCTCGGAGAAGATCCGCAAGGTCACCGGTTACAAACCGCGGGTCTGGGTCTGGCCTTATGGCGCGGCGGACGGCACCTCGCTGCAAGTGGTCAACGAGCAGGGTTATCAGCTGGCCCTGACCCTGGAAGACGGCCTCGATGCTCTCGACAACCTGATGAGCAGCCCGCGCTTTCTGGTGGCCTCGGACCCGGATGGCGAACACTTCGCCAACAGCATCGTCTCGGTACAGACCGAATCGCCGATGCGCGTGGTGCATGTGGACCTGGACAACGTCTACGACGCGGACCCGGCCCAACAGGAAATCAACCTCGGCAAACTGATCCAGCGCATGGCCGACATGGGCGCCAACACCGTATTCCTGCAAGCCTTCGCCGACCCAGTGGGCGATGGCCTGGTGCATTCGCTGTACTTCCCCAACCGTCACCTGCCGGTGCGCGCCGACCTTTTCGACCGCGTGGCCTGGCAGTTGCGTACTCGGGCTAACGTCAAGGTCTTCGCGTGGATGCCGGTGCTGAGTTTTGCCCTGGACTCGAAGTTGCCACGGGTCACTCGCTGGGACCCGAAAACCGGTACCACGTCGATCGATCCGGATCAGTACAAACGCTTGTCGCCATTCGACCCGAACGTGCGGCGCATCATCGGTGAAATCTACGAAGACATAGCACGCCTGACCTCGATCGACGGCGTCCTCTATCACGATGACGCGGTGCTGTCGGACTTCGAAGACGCCGGGCCTGAAGCCCTGAAGGTCTATGCCGCCAACGGTCTGCCCGGTTCGATTGCCACCCTGCGTGACGATCCAGCCATGCTGCAACGCTGGACGCGATTCAAGAGCCGCTACCTGATTGATTTCACTCACGAGCTGACCGCCAAGGTCCGCGCCATTCGCGGCCCGCAAGTGAAAACGGCGCGTAATATTTTCGCCGAGCCAATGCTCAACCCCGAGAGCGAAGCCTGGTTCGCGCAGAACCTCGACGACTTCCTGGGGGCCTACGACTGGACAGCGCCGATGGCCATGCCGCTCATGGAAAAACAGAGCCTCCAGCAATCCGGCCCTTGGCTCGAAACGCTGGTGGCGACGGTGAAATCGCGCCCCGGCGCACTCGACCGCACGGTGTTCGAATTGCAGGCCCGTGACTGGACGAAAAAAGCCGACGCCGACATCGACGGCGAACAGTTGGCTGACTGGATGGGCCGCCTCAAGCGTCAGGGCGCCACCAGTTTCGGCTACTACCCGGACGACTTCCTCGAGAACCAGCCGGACCTGAAAGCCGTGCGGCCCGCGCTCTCCAACAAGTGGAATCCATAA
- the pgaA gene encoding poly-beta-1,6 N-acetyl-D-glucosamine export porin PgaA, whose amino-acid sequence MPCFAGPFIHRGLRPLFRVALCGQLLWPMQALADTPYDQMVRDARAGNYTPALTVLRQVPVNQATTGQISDHLQIASWAGLDAEVAQVYETQGHNRALPVQALTATARAYRNLKRWDSATQVYNKALTLAPQNPDLQLGLAMTQADAGKPDEAVARTRALVAAQPEDPSRRLALAYALTRAGATYDALFEYDQAFIRAGSKPDVAREYVIALQRARLPEPALRLARQRSGLLDPVTLRRLEGDLAAERVRLAELATRSEKERYMIADRALADYDQLLSTWTPDPQAHDDVIRWRIDRMGALKARARTADVIAEYQKLLAEGVKIPTYALRWVASSYLDQRQPEIATDLYRQVLVAPDADVGDRLEDSTALYYALLESDKADEARQVAEDLAKTQKPRVELKGLPVGNPNDEWMDAQQLAAQAGTYGADLPSGEQRLQVLVNQASGNLGLRLAQADLYLARDWPRRAENQLKETESMVPRDIGLEIAQGHTAMDLQEWRQMDALTDDVVARFPDNRQVQRLQRQRAVHDMAELRVEAYGGKSYGGGNGDAGAVNGSRDFGIETTLYSPPIDEDWRLFAGAGYATGDFQEGTGHHRFQRVGLERRSRDMTLEAEVSNHSYGFGDKQGARLAIARDIDDHWQYGGSLEYLSAQTPLRALNSDITANGGSGFIRWRANESREWRLAVSPSHFSDGNNRVEALLTGREGVYRAPALQVDLGLEVGTSHNSKSDDVPYFNPKSDFSVLPTVNVNHVLYRRYETSWSQQFQAGAGTYSQRDHGTGVVGLLGYGQRYSWNDVFEVGGLLSVINRPYDGDRETDLRLLVDLTYRF is encoded by the coding sequence ATGCCGTGTTTTGCTGGTCCCTTTATTCATCGTGGTTTGCGCCCCTTGTTTCGCGTTGCGCTGTGCGGCCAGTTGCTGTGGCCGATGCAGGCGCTCGCCGACACCCCCTACGACCAAATGGTTCGTGATGCACGGGCCGGCAACTACACGCCTGCGCTGACTGTGTTGCGCCAGGTACCGGTAAACCAGGCCACCACCGGCCAGATCAGCGATCACTTGCAGATCGCCAGCTGGGCGGGTCTGGACGCCGAAGTGGCCCAGGTCTATGAAACCCAGGGGCACAATCGGGCGCTGCCGGTTCAGGCCCTGACCGCCACCGCACGTGCCTATCGCAACCTCAAGCGTTGGGACTCGGCGACCCAGGTGTACAACAAGGCCCTGACCCTTGCACCGCAAAATCCCGACCTTCAACTGGGCCTGGCAATGACCCAGGCCGACGCCGGTAAACCTGACGAGGCCGTTGCCCGCACCAGGGCGCTGGTGGCGGCGCAACCGGAGGATCCTTCCCGCCGCCTGGCCCTGGCCTACGCTTTGACCCGCGCCGGCGCCACCTACGACGCGTTGTTTGAATACGACCAGGCTTTCATTCGCGCCGGCAGCAAGCCCGACGTCGCTCGGGAATACGTGATTGCCCTGCAACGCGCCCGCCTGCCGGAACCGGCCTTGCGCCTGGCGCGTCAGCGGTCGGGGTTGCTGGATCCGGTCACGCTGCGACGCCTTGAAGGTGACCTGGCCGCAGAGCGCGTGCGCCTGGCCGAACTGGCCACTCGCAGCGAAAAAGAACGTTATATGATCGCCGATCGGGCGCTGGCCGATTACGACCAGTTGCTGTCGACCTGGACGCCGGATCCTCAGGCCCACGATGACGTCATCCGCTGGCGAATCGATCGCATGGGCGCCCTCAAGGCCCGTGCGCGCACCGCCGATGTGATCGCCGAATACCAGAAGCTGCTCGCCGAAGGCGTGAAGATTCCGACCTACGCCCTGCGTTGGGTGGCGTCTTCCTATCTGGACCAGCGTCAGCCAGAAATCGCCACCGATTTGTATCGTCAGGTGCTGGTGGCACCGGATGCCGATGTCGGCGACCGCCTGGAAGACAGCACCGCGCTCTATTACGCCTTGCTCGAAAGCGATAAGGCCGATGAAGCGCGTCAGGTCGCTGAAGACCTGGCCAAGACCCAGAAGCCACGGGTCGAACTCAAGGGCTTGCCGGTGGGCAATCCCAACGATGAATGGATGGACGCGCAGCAACTCGCCGCCCAGGCCGGCACCTATGGCGCTGATCTGCCATCGGGCGAGCAGCGTTTGCAGGTGCTGGTGAATCAGGCCTCGGGCAACCTTGGCCTGCGTCTGGCCCAGGCCGATCTGTACCTGGCCCGGGACTGGCCACGGCGCGCCGAAAATCAGCTCAAGGAAACCGAGAGTATGGTGCCACGGGACATCGGCCTGGAAATTGCGCAAGGCCACACCGCCATGGACCTGCAGGAATGGCGGCAGATGGATGCGCTGACCGACGATGTGGTCGCGCGTTTCCCCGACAACCGTCAGGTCCAGCGTTTGCAGCGCCAGCGTGCGGTCCATGACATGGCCGAGCTGCGGGTGGAGGCCTATGGCGGCAAGAGTTATGGCGGGGGCAACGGCGATGCTGGGGCGGTCAACGGCAGTCGCGATTTCGGCATCGAAACCACGCTGTACAGCCCGCCCATCGATGAAGACTGGCGTCTGTTCGCCGGTGCCGGTTACGCCACCGGCGACTTCCAGGAAGGCACCGGCCACCACCGTTTTCAGCGCGTCGGGCTTGAACGTCGGAGCCGCGACATGACCCTGGAAGCGGAAGTCTCCAACCACTCCTATGGCTTCGGTGACAAACAGGGTGCGCGCCTGGCGATTGCCCGAGATATCGACGATCACTGGCAGTACGGCGGCAGCCTCGAATACCTGTCGGCGCAAACGCCGTTGCGGGCCTTGAACAGCGACATCACCGCCAACGGCGGCAGCGGTTTCATCCGTTGGCGCGCCAATGAGAGCCGCGAGTGGAGGCTGGCGGTCAGCCCCTCGCACTTCAGTGACGGCAACAACCGTGTCGAAGCCTTGCTCACCGGTCGCGAGGGTGTTTACCGCGCGCCGGCCTTGCAGGTCGACCTGGGCCTGGAGGTCGGCACCAGCCATAACTCCAAGTCCGACGATGTGCCGTACTTCAACCCCAAATCCGATTTCAGCGTGCTGCCGACGGTGAACGTCAACCACGTGCTCTACCGCCGCTATGAAACCTCCTGGAGCCAACAGTTCCAGGCCGGTGCGGGCACCTATAGCCAGCGCGATCACGGGACCGGCGTCGTCGGCCTGCTGGGTTACGGCCAGCGCTACAGCTGGAACGACGTATTCGAGGTGGGCGGCCTGCTGAGCGTGATCAACCGGCCTTATGACGGCGACCGCGAAACCGATCTGCGCCTGCTCGTCGACCTTACTTACCGCTTCTAG